The following are encoded together in the Erwinia sp. E602 genome:
- a CDS encoding extracellular solute-binding protein, with amino-acid sequence MIARLVAFALFSLSAAAVQAEKITESYSFAQLGTPKYAAGFSHYDYANPAAPKGGSITLSAIGTYDNFNRYAMRGSPGADTESMYDPLFTSSDDEPGSLYPLVAEFARYPDNYRWVEVSINPRARFQDGTPITAEDAAFTFNMFMTQGVPQYRVYYKGVTAKAISRLTVRFDLPQSDRDRMISLLSSPVFPKAYWQSRKLSDPLPHPPLASGPYRITAYKVGQSITYSRVKDYWAADLPVNKGRYNFDTIRYDYYLDDNVAFEAFKAGAFDFRTEGSAKKWATQYRGSNFDQGYIVKQQVPNTVATATQWLAFNVQKPQFSDRRVREALSLLFDFEWMNKALFYNAYQRVDSYFQNTDYAARGYPDARELAILAPLKGQFPQEVIDQIYQPPVSNGSGYDRGKLLQALTLLKQAGWELKNQQLINVKSGKPFSFELLLRSGGNDQWVLPFKHNLERIGITLNVRQVDSSQYLARLRSRDFDMLPSPYQAYAFPDTNLQISWASQYIDSSYNRPGVSSPLIDNLVEQIVQHQGDEQALLPLGRVLDRVLLWNYYMIPMWYSANNRYAYWNKFSMPTTRPTYSLGFDSWWYDVNKAARLPAQRR; translated from the coding sequence ATGATTGCGCGTCTTGTTGCCTTTGCTCTGTTCAGCCTGTCTGCGGCCGCTGTTCAGGCAGAAAAGATTACCGAGAGCTACAGCTTCGCCCAGCTGGGCACGCCGAAATATGCTGCCGGCTTCAGCCATTACGACTACGCCAATCCCGCCGCGCCGAAAGGCGGCAGCATCACGCTGTCGGCCATTGGCACCTATGACAATTTTAACCGCTATGCCATGCGCGGCAGCCCGGGTGCCGACACCGAGTCGATGTACGATCCGCTGTTTACCTCTTCCGATGATGAGCCGGGCAGCCTCTACCCGCTGGTCGCGGAGTTCGCCCGCTACCCGGACAACTATCGCTGGGTCGAAGTCAGCATTAACCCCAGGGCCCGCTTCCAGGACGGCACGCCGATCACCGCGGAAGACGCGGCCTTTACCTTCAATATGTTTATGACCCAGGGCGTGCCGCAGTACCGGGTGTATTACAAAGGGGTGACGGCCAAAGCCATTTCACGGCTGACGGTGCGCTTTGATCTGCCGCAGTCGGATCGTGACAGGATGATCTCGCTGCTCTCCTCGCCGGTGTTTCCGAAAGCGTACTGGCAGAGCCGTAAGCTGAGCGATCCCCTGCCCCACCCGCCGCTGGCCAGCGGCCCTTACCGCATCACCGCCTACAAAGTGGGTCAGTCGATTACCTATTCGCGGGTGAAAGATTACTGGGCGGCGGATCTGCCGGTTAACAAAGGGCGCTACAACTTCGACACTATCCGCTACGACTACTATCTGGATGATAACGTTGCCTTTGAAGCCTTTAAGGCCGGAGCATTTGATTTCCGTACCGAAGGGTCAGCCAAAAAATGGGCTACCCAGTATCGCGGCAGCAACTTCGACCAGGGTTACATTGTTAAACAGCAGGTGCCGAATACCGTCGCCACCGCCACCCAGTGGCTGGCGTTCAATGTGCAGAAACCTCAATTTTCCGACCGCCGGGTGCGCGAAGCGCTGTCGCTGCTGTTTGACTTTGAGTGGATGAACAAAGCGCTGTTCTATAACGCCTATCAGCGTGTCGACAGCTACTTCCAGAATACCGACTACGCCGCCCGGGGCTACCCGGATGCCAGAGAGCTTGCGATCCTCGCCCCGCTGAAGGGGCAATTCCCGCAGGAAGTGATCGACCAGATCTACCAGCCGCCGGTTTCCAACGGCAGCGGCTACGATCGCGGCAAGCTGCTGCAGGCGCTGACGCTGCTGAAACAGGCGGGCTGGGAGCTGAAAAATCAGCAGCTGATTAACGTGAAAAGCGGCAAGCCGTTCAGCTTTGAGCTGCTGCTGCGCAGCGGCGGCAACGATCAGTGGGTGCTGCCGTTTAAGCACAATCTGGAACGGATCGGCATCACCCTTAACGTGCGCCAGGTGGACAGCTCACAGTATCTGGCCCGCCTGCGCAGCCGCGATTTCGATATGCTGCCGTCGCCCTATCAGGCCTATGCCTTCCCCGATACCAACCTGCAGATCAGCTGGGCCAGCCAGTATATCGACTCCTCGTACAACCGGCCGGGGGTCAGCAGCCCGCTAATCGATAACCTGGTCGAACAGATCGTGCAGCATCAGGGCGATGAACAGGCGCTGCTGCCGCTCGGCCGGGTGCTGGATCGCGTACTGCTGTGGAACTACTACATGATCCCGATGTGGTACAGCGCCAATAACCGCTACGCCTACTGGAATAAATTCTCGATGCCGACCACCCGCCCCACCTATTCGCTGGGCTTTGACAGCTGGTGGTACGATGTCAACAAAGCCGCCCGCCTGCCGGCGCAGCGTCGTTAA
- a CDS encoding microcin C ABC transporter permease produces MSRLNPINQARWARFRHNRRGYWSLWIFAVLFILCLFAELLANDKPLIVHYQDRTYFPLLLNYNETDFGGELPTPADYQDPWLQARLASNGWALWAPIRFGDDTINFATTQPFPSPPSAQNWLGTDANGGDVLSRILYGTRISLLFGLMLTLFSSVIGIVAGAVQGYFGGRVDLWGQRIIEVWSGMPTLFLIILLSSVIQPGFWWLLAITVLFGWMSLVGVVRAEFLRTRNFDYIRAAQAMGVNDWGIMSRHMLPNAMVATLTYLPFILCGSITTLTSLDFLGFGLPLGSPSLGELLLQGKNNLQAPWLGLTAFFSLAILLSLLIFIGEAVRDAFDPGKAV; encoded by the coding sequence ATGAGCCGCTTAAACCCGATTAACCAGGCGCGCTGGGCGCGATTCCGCCATAACCGCCGCGGCTACTGGTCGCTGTGGATCTTCGCCGTGCTGTTTATCCTCTGCCTCTTTGCTGAGCTGCTGGCTAACGACAAGCCGCTGATCGTCCACTACCAGGACCGCACTTACTTCCCGCTGCTGCTCAACTATAACGAAACCGACTTCGGCGGCGAGCTGCCGACGCCGGCCGACTACCAGGACCCGTGGCTGCAGGCGCGGCTGGCCAGCAACGGCTGGGCGCTGTGGGCACCGATCCGCTTCGGCGACGACACCATCAACTTCGCCACCACCCAGCCGTTCCCGTCGCCGCCGTCGGCGCAGAACTGGCTGGGCACCGACGCCAACGGCGGCGACGTGCTGTCGCGCATCCTCTACGGCACGCGCATTTCACTGCTGTTCGGCCTGATGCTGACGCTGTTTTCCAGCGTCATCGGCATCGTCGCCGGCGCGGTGCAGGGCTACTTTGGCGGCAGGGTCGACCTGTGGGGGCAGCGGATTATAGAAGTCTGGTCCGGCATGCCGACGCTGTTCCTGATTATCCTGCTCTCCAGCGTGATCCAGCCCGGCTTCTGGTGGCTGCTGGCGATCACCGTGCTGTTCGGCTGGATGAGCCTGGTCGGGGTGGTGCGCGCCGAGTTTCTGCGCACCCGCAACTTCGACTATATCCGCGCCGCACAGGCGATGGGGGTCAACGACTGGGGCATAATGTCGCGCCATATGCTGCCCAACGCGATGGTCGCCACCCTGACCTACCTGCCGTTTATTCTCTGCGGTTCGATCACCACCCTCACTTCGCTGGACTTCCTCGGCTTCGGCCTGCCGCTCGGCTCGCCGTCGCTGGGCGAGCTGCTGCTGCAGGGCAAAAACAACCTGCAGGCGCCGTGGCTCGGCCTGACCGCCTTCTTCTCGCTGGCGATCCTGCTGTCGCTGTTAATCTTTATTGGTGAAGCCGTGCGCGACGCCTTCGACCCAGGCAAGGCGGTCTGA
- a CDS encoding YkgJ family cysteine cluster protein: MECRIDCGACCTAPSISSPIPGMPHGKPANTPCIQLDERQRCKIFGSPLRPPVCAGLQPDREMCGSSRAAALVWLLDLEAATAP, from the coding sequence ATGGAGTGTCGCATTGACTGTGGGGCCTGCTGCACCGCGCCCTCGATTTCATCGCCGATCCCGGGGATGCCGCACGGCAAGCCGGCCAACACCCCCTGCATCCAGCTGGACGAGCGCCAGCGCTGTAAAATCTTTGGCTCGCCGCTGCGCCCGCCCGTCTGTGCTGGCCTGCAGCCCGACCGCGAAATGTGCGGCAGCAGCCGCGCGGCGGCGCTGGTCTGGCTGCTGGATCTGGAAGCGGCTACGGCGCCCTGA
- a CDS encoding microcin C ABC transporter permease YejB, whose protein sequence is MGAYIVRRLLLIIPTLWAIITINFFIVQIAPGGPVDQAIANIQFGQTTGLPGAAGEGSAHGRSTLSSSPGEGQYRGSRGLDPEVIAEITHRYGFDKPLHERYFTMLWNYLRFDFGDSLFRSSSVIALIKESLPVSVTLGLWSTLIIYLVSIPLGIKKAVRNGSAFDTWSSTLIIIGYAIPSFLFGIMLIVLFAGGSYLDWFPLRGLVSPQFDSLPWYGKVTDYLWHISLPVLATVIGGFATLTMLTKNSFMDEIRKQYVVTARAKGLDENKILYRHVFRNAMLLVIAGFPATFISMFFTGSLLIEVMFSLNGLGLLGYDATIQRDYPVMFGTLYIFTLIGLLLNIVSDITYTLVDPRIDFEGR, encoded by the coding sequence TTGGGTGCATACATTGTCCGCCGTTTGCTGCTGATTATTCCCACCCTGTGGGCGATCATCACCATTAACTTTTTTATCGTACAGATAGCGCCGGGTGGCCCGGTGGATCAGGCGATTGCCAATATCCAGTTCGGCCAGACCACCGGCCTGCCGGGGGCGGCAGGTGAAGGCAGCGCCCACGGGCGCAGCACGCTCAGCAGCAGCCCCGGCGAAGGCCAGTATCGCGGTTCGCGCGGGCTGGACCCGGAGGTGATCGCCGAGATCACCCACCGCTACGGCTTCGATAAACCGCTGCACGAGCGCTACTTCACCATGCTGTGGAACTATCTGCGCTTTGACTTCGGCGACAGCCTGTTCCGCAGCAGCTCGGTGATTGCGCTGATCAAAGAGAGCCTGCCGGTGTCGGTGACGCTCGGTTTATGGAGCACGCTGATTATCTACCTGGTGTCGATCCCGCTGGGAATAAAGAAGGCGGTGCGCAACGGCAGCGCTTTTGATACCTGGAGCAGCACGCTGATCATCATCGGCTACGCCATTCCATCGTTCCTGTTCGGCATTATGCTGATCGTGCTGTTCGCCGGCGGCAGCTACCTCGACTGGTTCCCGCTGCGCGGGCTGGTGTCGCCGCAGTTTGACAGCCTGCCGTGGTACGGCAAGGTCACCGACTACCTGTGGCACATCAGCCTGCCGGTGCTGGCGACGGTGATCGGCGGCTTCGCCACTCTGACCATGCTGACCAAAAACTCGTTTATGGATGAGATCCGCAAACAGTACGTGGTCACCGCGCGGGCCAAAGGGCTGGATGAGAATAAAATTCTCTACCGCCACGTGTTCCGCAACGCCATGCTGCTGGTGATCGCCGGCTTTCCGGCCACCTTTATCAGCATGTTCTTCACCGGCTCGCTGCTGATCGAGGTGATGTTCTCGCTCAACGGCCTCGGCCTGCTGGGCTACGACGCCACCATTCAGCGCGACTACCCGGTGATGTTCGGCACCCTGTATATCTTCACCCTGATTGGCCTGCTGCTGAACATCGTCAGCGATATCACCTACACGCTGGTCGATCCGCGCATTGATTTTGAGGGACGCTGA
- a CDS encoding cyclic di-GMP phosphodiesterase yields the protein MPLAKTFSRHVSHPRRIIFLSASAGLIFFLLFISISLTLSMQRHAASHDRLATWTQRYLSNVFSDLQSTLEPLQAATLVSCEQVRADLTQRAAFAANIRAILLVKNDIAFCSSATGPMSLSIHQISPFTDASQSRDIRLIAGTPMVRKQPALVLWLANNSRADSGIFTTLNIDLTPYLLLTSRQQEITGMAIAAGGQALTTWNERVIDRSALPDHPLRTVAVPGYPLTLYLYGDSMPQREIHLILLSGLLIGVVIACACYLLLMLRLRPGKEILLGIKRGEFHVEYQPVVDAQTGQPYGVEALMRWTHPTEGRIPPDAFISYAEGQNLIVPLTRHLFSLIARDAHQLREALPAGTRLGVNLSPLHLSHPTFRHDVNRWLAAMPEGHFVPIFEITERAMMSGREADDNFEWMRQQQIRIAIDDFGTGHSALIYLEKFQFDYLKIDRGFVQSIGMETVNTPVLDTVLALAKKLNLNTVAEGVETAEQALWLINRGVTHMQGYLFSRPCKVPLLVAYYQNAARPAGATCATADGNC from the coding sequence ATGCCACTAGCAAAAACCTTCTCGCGGCACGTCAGCCATCCGCGCAGAATCATCTTTTTGAGTGCCAGCGCGGGATTGATTTTTTTTCTGTTGTTTATCAGTATCAGCCTCACCCTGAGCATGCAGCGTCATGCCGCCAGCCATGACCGGCTGGCCACCTGGACGCAACGCTACCTCAGCAACGTGTTCAGCGACCTGCAAAGCACGCTGGAACCGCTGCAGGCCGCCACGCTGGTCAGCTGCGAACAGGTGCGCGCAGACCTGACGCAGCGCGCGGCGTTTGCCGCCAATATTCGCGCTATCCTGCTGGTGAAAAACGATATCGCCTTCTGCTCCTCCGCCACCGGGCCGATGTCGCTCTCCATCCATCAGATTTCGCCGTTTACCGACGCCAGCCAGAGCCGCGACATTCGCCTGATCGCCGGCACGCCGATGGTGCGCAAACAGCCGGCGCTGGTGCTGTGGCTGGCCAACAACAGCCGTGCCGACAGCGGCATCTTCACCACGCTGAATATCGACCTGACCCCCTACCTGCTGCTGACCTCACGTCAGCAGGAGATCACCGGCATGGCCATCGCCGCCGGAGGCCAGGCGCTGACCACCTGGAATGAGCGGGTGATCGACCGCAGCGCCCTGCCCGACCATCCGCTGCGCACGGTAGCTGTGCCCGGCTATCCGCTAACGCTCTACCTGTACGGTGACAGCATGCCGCAGCGCGAAATCCATCTGATCCTGCTAAGCGGCCTGCTGATTGGCGTGGTGATTGCCTGCGCCTGCTACCTGCTGTTAATGCTGCGCCTGCGGCCGGGCAAAGAGATCCTGCTCGGCATCAAGCGCGGCGAGTTCCACGTTGAGTACCAGCCGGTTGTTGACGCACAGACCGGCCAGCCCTATGGCGTTGAGGCGCTGATGCGCTGGACCCACCCCACCGAGGGGCGCATCCCGCCGGATGCCTTTATCAGCTATGCCGAAGGGCAGAACCTGATCGTGCCGCTGACCCGCCACCTGTTCAGCCTGATCGCCCGCGACGCTCACCAGCTGCGCGAAGCGCTACCGGCCGGCACCCGGCTGGGCGTTAACCTGTCACCGCTGCATCTCAGCCACCCAACCTTCCGCCACGACGTAAACCGCTGGCTGGCGGCGATGCCGGAGGGACATTTTGTACCGATATTTGAAATTACCGAGCGGGCGATGATGTCGGGCAGAGAGGCGGACGATAACTTCGAGTGGATGCGACAGCAGCAGATCCGCATCGCCATCGATGATTTCGGCACCGGCCACAGCGCCCTGATCTACCTTGAAAAATTCCAGTTCGACTACCTGAAAATCGACCGCGGCTTTGTGCAGAGCATCGGTATGGAAACCGTCAACACCCCGGTGCTGGATACGGTGCTGGCGCTGGCGAAAAAACTTAACCTGAATACGGTGGCGGAAGGCGTCGAGACCGCCGAGCAGGCGCTGTGGCTGATCAACCGCGGCGTCACCCATATGCAGGGCTACCTGTTCAGCCGCCCGTGCAAGGTGCCGCTGCTGGTGGCGTACTACCAGAACGCCGCACGGCCAGCCGGGGCAACCTGTGCAACGGCTGACGGGAACTGTTAA
- a CDS encoding sugar efflux transporter has protein sequence MPVPLASPRALLPDGKSLAFLLVAFVSGLAGALQTPTLSLFLSSEVHARPFMVGLFFTVNAVIGIVVSQLLGRYSDSKGDRKTLIFVCCLLGALASMLFAWNRNYFVLMIVGVFLASFGSSATSQMFALAREHADKTGRESTMFSSVMRAQISLAWIFGPPLAFSLALGYGFRSMYLVAAVAFALCAVVVHTMLPSMQKTTVTTASAPLQAPRRNRRATLVLFLASTLMWSSNGLYLIVMPLYVVNDLQLPEKLAGIMMGLAAGLEIPVMLFAGLVAKRFGKRPLMLIAAGAGLLFYAGTLLFSSELAMLLLQIPNAVFIGVIAAIGMIYFQDLMPGQAGAATTLFTNSTRMGWIVGGSLAGLVAEVWSYHSVFWFALVMMTASVLCLLRVPEPGDRR, from the coding sequence ATGCCTGTACCTTTAGCTTCCCCGCGCGCCCTGCTGCCCGACGGTAAATCGCTGGCGTTTCTGCTCGTCGCCTTCGTTTCCGGGCTGGCGGGCGCGCTGCAAACGCCAACCCTCAGCCTGTTCCTCAGCAGCGAGGTGCACGCCAGGCCGTTTATGGTCGGGCTGTTCTTCACCGTCAACGCGGTGATCGGTATCGTGGTCAGCCAGCTGCTGGGCCGCTACTCGGACAGTAAGGGCGATCGTAAAACGCTGATCTTCGTCTGCTGCCTGCTCGGTGCGCTGGCCTCAATGCTGTTTGCCTGGAACCGTAACTACTTTGTGCTGATGATCGTCGGCGTGTTTCTGGCCAGCTTCGGCAGCAGCGCCACCTCGCAGATGTTTGCGCTGGCGCGCGAGCACGCCGATAAAACCGGCCGCGAAAGCACCATGTTCAGCTCGGTGATGCGCGCGCAGATCTCGCTGGCGTGGATCTTCGGGCCGCCGCTGGCCTTCAGCCTGGCGCTGGGCTACGGCTTCCGCTCAATGTATCTGGTGGCCGCCGTGGCCTTTGCGCTCTGCGCGGTGGTGGTGCATACCATGCTGCCGTCGATGCAGAAAACCACGGTGACCACCGCCAGCGCGCCGCTGCAGGCACCGCGCCGCAACCGCCGCGCCACGCTGGTGCTGTTCCTCGCCAGTACGCTGATGTGGTCAAGCAACGGGCTGTACCTGATCGTGATGCCGCTGTACGTGGTCAACGATCTGCAGCTGCCGGAAAAGCTGGCGGGGATTATGATGGGGCTGGCGGCCGGGCTGGAGATCCCGGTAATGCTGTTCGCCGGGCTGGTGGCAAAGCGCTTTGGCAAACGGCCGCTGATGCTGATTGCCGCCGGGGCCGGGCTGCTGTTCTACGCCGGCACTCTGCTGTTCTCCAGCGAGCTGGCGATGCTGCTGCTGCAGATCCCCAACGCGGTGTTTATCGGGGTGATCGCCGCCATCGGCATGATCTACTTCCAGGATCTGATGCCCGGCCAGGCCGGGGCAGCCACCACGCTGTTTACCAACTCGACGCGGATGGGCTGGATCGTCGGCGGTTCGCTGGCCGGCCTGGTCGCCGAGGTGTGGAGCTACCACTCGGTGTTCTGGTTTGCGCTGGTGATGATGACGGCGTCGGTGCTGTGCCTGCTGCGGGTGCCGGAGCCTGGCGATCGACGGTAA
- the yeiP gene encoding elongation factor P-like protein YeiP, translating to MPRANEIKKGMAISYNGKLLLVKDIDVQSPSARGASTLYKMRFTDVRTGLKVEERFKGDDILDTISLSRRQVTFSYIDGDEYVFMDDEDFTPYNFKQEQIADELLFLPEGGIPGIQVLTMDGQVLALELPQTVDMEIVETTPGIKGASASARTKPATMSTGLVVQVPEYLSNGDKIRIHIPERRYMSRAD from the coding sequence ATGCCAAGAGCAAACGAAATCAAAAAAGGTATGGCCATCAGCTATAACGGTAAGCTGCTGCTGGTTAAGGATATTGATGTGCAGAGCCCGAGCGCGCGCGGCGCCTCCACGCTGTACAAAATGCGCTTCACCGACGTGCGCACCGGCCTGAAGGTGGAAGAGCGCTTTAAGGGCGACGATATCCTCGACACCATCTCCCTCAGCCGCCGCCAGGTCACCTTCTCCTATATTGACGGTGACGAGTACGTGTTTATGGATGATGAAGATTTCACCCCGTACAACTTTAAGCAGGAGCAGATCGCCGACGAACTGCTGTTTCTGCCGGAAGGCGGTATTCCGGGCATTCAGGTGCTGACCATGGACGGCCAGGTGCTGGCGCTGGAGCTGCCGCAGACCGTGGATATGGAAATTGTGGAAACCACGCCGGGCATCAAAGGCGCATCCGCCAGCGCACGAACCAAACCGGCCACCATGAGCACCGGGCTGGTAGTGCAGGTGCCGGAATACCTGAGCAACGGCGATAAAATCCGTATCCATATCCCCGAGCGCCGCTATATGAGCCGCGCCGACTAG
- a CDS encoding GTP-binding protein: MTRVNLITGFLGSGKTTTLRHLLASKPEGEKWAVLVNEFGEIGIDGALLAESGAVLKEIPGGCMCCVNGLPMQVGLNTLLKQAKPDRLLIEPTGLGHPKQILEMLTADVYQPWIDLRATLCLLDPRQLADPKVVANENFRDQLAAADIIVASKADRWDDACRSALQQWQQQAGGDRPLLSVQHGAVDIALLDTPRRNLQPLPQPEHHHPHAAPRSPLAGMKLDAAARWRRALNQGQGYFAAGWVFDGDTVFDTIGLLEWARLAPVSRVKGVLRIAEGAVSINRQGNDFHIETRAAEPLDSRIELIHEQQADWNTLQTALLKLRLHSGA; encoded by the coding sequence ATGACCCGGGTTAACCTGATCACCGGCTTTTTAGGCAGCGGCAAAACCACCACCCTGCGCCACCTGCTGGCCAGCAAGCCGGAAGGTGAAAAGTGGGCGGTGCTGGTTAACGAGTTCGGTGAGATCGGCATCGACGGTGCCCTGCTGGCGGAAAGCGGCGCGGTGCTGAAAGAGATCCCCGGCGGCTGCATGTGCTGCGTTAACGGGCTGCCGATGCAGGTCGGGCTGAATACGCTGCTGAAGCAGGCGAAGCCGGACCGGCTGCTGATCGAACCGACCGGGCTGGGCCATCCGAAGCAGATCCTTGAAATGCTGACGGCCGATGTCTACCAGCCGTGGATCGACCTGCGCGCCACGCTGTGCCTACTCGACCCGCGCCAGCTGGCCGACCCTAAGGTGGTGGCCAACGAGAACTTCCGTGACCAGCTGGCCGCCGCCGACATTATCGTCGCCAGCAAGGCTGACCGCTGGGATGACGCCTGCCGCAGCGCCCTGCAGCAGTGGCAGCAGCAGGCCGGTGGCGATCGTCCGCTGCTCAGCGTGCAGCACGGCGCGGTGGATATCGCCCTGCTGGATACGCCGCGACGCAATCTGCAGCCGCTGCCGCAGCCGGAACATCATCACCCGCACGCAGCGCCCCGTTCGCCGCTGGCCGGAATGAAGCTGGACGCTGCGGCGCGCTGGCGGCGGGCGCTGAACCAGGGCCAGGGCTACTTTGCGGCGGGCTGGGTGTTTGACGGCGATACGGTGTTTGACACCATCGGCCTGCTGGAGTGGGCGCGGCTGGCACCTGTGTCACGGGTGAAGGGCGTACTGCGCATTGCGGAAGGCGCGGTGAGCATCAATCGCCAGGGCAACGACTTCCATATTGAGACCCGCGCCGCCGAGCCGCTGGACAGCCGCATCGAACTGATCCACGAGCAGCAGGCCGACTGGAATACTTTACAAACCGCTTTGTTGAAACTTCGTTTACACTCTGGGGCATAA
- the mepS gene encoding bifunctional murein DD-endopeptidase/murein LD-carboxypeptidase, translating into MVKSQPFLRYILRAIPAVALATLMSACSSNSGHQVQTDTHAVKDQSGFLLQASQDEFEQMVQNVDVKSRLMEQYADWKGVRYRLGGTNKRGVDCSAFVQNTFREQFGLELPRSTYEQEDSGKSIQRTKLRPGDLVMFRAGSTGRHVGIYIGNDNFVHASTSSGVTISSLNESYWKNRYRDARRVISRTQG; encoded by the coding sequence ATGGTCAAGTCTCAACCTTTCCTGAGATATATCCTGCGGGCCATCCCCGCCGTCGCCCTGGCGACACTGATGTCAGCATGCAGTTCGAACAGCGGACACCAAGTACAAACTGATACTCATGCAGTTAAGGACCAGAGTGGTTTTTTACTGCAAGCGTCTCAGGATGAATTCGAACAGATGGTGCAAAACGTGGACGTGAAGTCCCGTCTGATGGAGCAGTACGCCGACTGGAAAGGCGTGCGCTACCGTCTTGGCGGCACCAACAAACGCGGCGTTGACTGCTCTGCCTTCGTGCAGAACACCTTCCGTGAGCAGTTTGGTCTGGAACTGCCGCGCTCAACCTACGAGCAGGAAGACAGCGGTAAGAGCATTCAGCGCACCAAGCTGCGCCCGGGTGACTTAGTGATGTTCCGCGCCGGCTCTACCGGTCGCCACGTGGGCATCTATATCGGTAACGATAACTTTGTTCACGCCTCAACCAGCAGCGGCGTTACCATTTCCAGCCTGAATGAATCCTACTGGAAAAACCGTTACCGCGACGCGCGCCGGGTGATCAGCCGAACGCAGGGCTGA
- a CDS encoding phosphatase PAP2 family protein, which produces MTSKRLILILLLNALGLALFFSWYLPAGHGQWFALDKAIFYGFNDHLVTSKPLLWLVAVTNFRAFDGVSLLAMGALYLSFWLKETPQGRRRMLAIGITMLITAVGLNQLGHLIPVSHPSPTRYFPGVHHVAELTGISTKDASADSFPGDHGMMLMIFACFMLRYFTRRAFAIAVAIVLVFALPRVMIGAHWFTDIAVGSLSIVLVGMSWWLLTPASDFLVNVLNRNLPGKYKPVA; this is translated from the coding sequence ATGACTTCAAAACGCCTGATACTGATTCTGCTGCTTAACGCCCTCGGCCTTGCGCTGTTCTTCTCGTGGTACCTGCCGGCCGGCCACGGCCAGTGGTTTGCCCTCGACAAGGCCATTTTCTACGGCTTTAACGACCACCTGGTGACCAGCAAACCGCTGCTGTGGCTGGTGGCGGTGACCAACTTCCGCGCTTTTGACGGCGTCTCGCTGCTGGCGATGGGCGCGCTGTACCTCTCTTTCTGGCTGAAAGAGACGCCGCAGGGCCGCCGCCGCATGCTGGCGATCGGCATCACCATGCTGATCACCGCCGTGGGCCTCAACCAGCTGGGCCACCTGATCCCGGTCTCCCACCCCAGCCCAACCCGATACTTCCCCGGCGTACACCACGTTGCGGAACTGACCGGTATATCAACCAAGGATGCCTCGGCGGACAGCTTCCCCGGCGATCACGGCATGATGCTGATGATCTTTGCCTGCTTTATGCTGCGCTACTTCACCCGCCGCGCCTTCGCTATTGCCGTGGCGATCGTGCTGGTGTTTGCGCTGCCACGGGTGATGATCGGTGCCCACTGGTTTACCGATATTGCCGTCGGATCGCTCTCCATCGTGCTGGTCGGCATGAGCTGGTGGCTGCTCACCCCGGCCAGTGATTTTCTGGTCAACGTACTTAACCGCAATTTACCGGGGAAATATAAACCGGTCGCATAA